One region of Anser cygnoides isolate HZ-2024a breed goose chromosome 22, Taihu_goose_T2T_genome, whole genome shotgun sequence genomic DNA includes:
- the LOC136786767 gene encoding feather keratin Cos1-2-like — protein MFCIQEELVRKQSLLQGMPLDMGQLRSTIKASPSPCSLIHFSGLLLLGNKVHLLPPDMSCYDQCQPCQPCQPCGPTPLASSCNEPCVRQCQNSTIVIQPSPVVVTLPGPILSSFPQNTAVGSSTSAAVGSILSCDGVPINSGCCDLSCITSRYCGSRCRPC, from the exons ATGTTTTGCATTCAAGAGGAGCTTGTCAGAAAACAGTCCCTGCTTCAAGGGATGCCTCTGGACATGGGGCAGCTAAGGTCCACTATAAAAGCCAGCCCATCTCCGTGCTCTCTCATCCACTTCTCTGGCCTTCTTCTCCTTGGGAACAAG GTGCACCTTCTGCCcccagacatgtcctgctacgacCAGTGCCAGCCGTGCCAGCCGTGCCAGCCCTGCGGCCCGACCCcgctggccagcagctgcaacgagccctgcgTCAGGCAGTGCCAGAACTCCACTATCGTCATCCAGCCCTCCCCtgtggtggtgaccctgcccggccccatcctcagctccttcccgcagaacACTGCTGTGGGATCCTCTACCTCTGCTGCCgttggcagcatcctcagctgtgACGGAGTCCCCATCAACTCTGGATGCTGTGACCTCTCCTGTATTACCAGCCGCTACTGTGGCAGCAGGTGCCGCCCCTGCTAA